In one window of Mobiluncus massiliensis DNA:
- a CDS encoding methyl-accepting chemotaxis protein: MTQTNPVNQLGEQGMNNQPNDTTKPQKAYKRTTLLKRLFRGALPGFVGVLILGLACVITMAQTNHSTKEYLEASTNSENLSLMEAEIYQMGQHQYAYARSILVGQPDEEQAKQLQATQDALEDSVQTVIDTTNSDQVRTAAQEIMKSSANLREVVAQSTSELQATQGQDSAVLNTVLSQTVSDMVAQQDQLAPLLKQELDQSKKDMEDQRLRGLIFQSIVLVLLVVLAVIIMGKVRRSITHSVESVETVVKGLTQGDLTRSAVINSNDELADMSRAVNLSNSTLREAFGSAARTSEAVRSESETVVNLTSKTAQAAADSAAQATAVAGAAEQVSFNVQTVAAGAEEMGSAIREISSNANEAARVAQEATEAAAVTTETVEKLGKSSKEIDDVIHTITAIAEQTNLLALNATIEAARAGEAGKGFAVVAGEVKDLAAETAKATDDITGRIAKIQDDTDSAVTAIRRISEIISQINDFQTTIAAAVEEQTATTNEMARSVTEAASGSSTIATNIGQFAGAASQAVEPLNALAATASDLQSKAADLRAELGKFKY, from the coding sequence ATGACTCAGACTAATCCGGTCAACCAGCTAGGGGAGCAGGGAATGAATAATCAACCGAATGATACGACGAAACCGCAAAAGGCTTACAAGCGCACCACCCTGTTAAAGCGACTGTTCAGAGGAGCCTTGCCGGGGTTCGTGGGAGTGCTCATCTTGGGGCTAGCCTGCGTGATTACTATGGCTCAGACCAACCACAGCACGAAAGAGTACCTAGAGGCATCTACCAACTCGGAAAATCTATCTTTGATGGAAGCTGAGATTTATCAGATGGGCCAGCATCAATACGCTTATGCGCGTTCCATTTTGGTAGGCCAGCCCGATGAGGAGCAAGCCAAACAGCTCCAGGCTACCCAAGATGCTTTGGAAGATAGTGTCCAAACGGTTATCGACACCACGAACTCTGACCAGGTGCGTACGGCAGCTCAAGAAATCATGAAATCTTCCGCTAACCTGCGTGAGGTCGTGGCGCAATCGACTTCGGAATTGCAAGCCACTCAAGGACAGGATTCCGCAGTCTTGAACACGGTCCTCTCCCAGACCGTCAGCGATATGGTCGCTCAGCAGGATCAGCTGGCGCCGTTGCTGAAGCAAGAGCTAGACCAGTCAAAGAAGGACATGGAGGATCAACGCCTCCGGGGACTGATTTTCCAGTCGATTGTCTTGGTTCTACTAGTGGTCTTAGCGGTAATAATTATGGGTAAAGTGCGTCGCTCTATCACTCATTCCGTGGAATCTGTAGAAACTGTGGTGAAAGGTCTGACTCAAGGTGACTTGACGCGTAGTGCGGTCATCAATTCCAATGATGAGCTGGCGGATATGTCGCGGGCGGTGAATCTATCCAATTCGACCTTGCGAGAGGCCTTTGGGTCGGCGGCTCGCACTTCCGAGGCAGTTCGTTCCGAGTCTGAGACAGTGGTTAATTTGACCTCCAAGACTGCTCAGGCTGCCGCTGATTCGGCCGCACAGGCTACCGCTGTGGCAGGCGCGGCGGAACAGGTTTCCTTCAATGTTCAGACCGTTGCTGCGGGTGCAGAAGAGATGGGGTCGGCTATCCGGGAGATTTCGTCTAACGCTAACGAGGCGGCGCGGGTTGCCCAGGAGGCGACCGAAGCGGCCGCGGTGACCACTGAGACTGTTGAAAAACTGGGCAAATCGTCAAAGGAAATTGACGATGTCATCCACACCATTACCGCTATTGCGGAGCAAACCAACCTACTGGCACTGAACGCCACTATTGAGGCGGCGCGTGCCGGTGAAGCGGGCAAGGGCTTTGCGGTAGTTGCCGGTGAGGTGAAGGATTTGGCGGCGGAGACGGCTAAAGCCACGGATGACATCACCGGACGGATTGCCAAGATTCAAGATGACACGGATTCTGCGGTGACGGCTATCCGGCGTATCTCCGAGATTATTTCTCAAATCAACGACTTCCAAACCACCATTGCCGCCGCGGTCGAGGAACAGACCGCCACCACCAATGAGATGGCGCGTTCCGTGACGGAGGCGGCTTCCGGCTCTTCCACGATTGCCACGAACATCGGCCAGTTTGCCGGGGCTGCCAGCCAAGCGGTGGAACCGTTGAACGCCCTGGCTGCAACCGCTTCGGATTTGCAGTCCAAGGCCGCGGATTTGCGTGCGGAGCTGGGCAAATTCAAGTATTAA